One genomic window of Bombus fervidus isolate BK054 chromosome 14, iyBomFerv1, whole genome shotgun sequence includes the following:
- the T48 gene encoding FU domain-containing protein T48 isoform X2 has product MQGKECIEGHSGCKRCRDGTCARCAVLLHQGTCVDTCPPGHIADWSTRDEYMGRICKETGYMFGFTGSQVAILVGVVSGATICILIILCGAIIVHRRKKKAAKLIQQFEDSAERREFLKHLAMLRGEGNTFLSMLNDTRRQVRELYYSGNNGDGAVGIQAYRPVLRDLARILVLINRRDDEIPIPPDDWQRLFSWAERLLRRYKRHSSPEVAQLITFLQQPTASVQINSTQQVTITQSPQPYETRTTPTNLTTFQPNAPLTTFQASDKSSISPASSSLGYIKDSPVSSSLGQNSSGAYNEKLSPNGSSIGQTTPLVYDNQKRLKPSNTHFQELAISTFNHKYNTGATLTESTCAIDECEANGLDRELNPQWEFQSSTEAANYTILSDWSPAREYLIDDFTILGFRPQDEITTEL; this is encoded by the exons AATGTATTGAAGGACACAGTGGCTGCAAGAGATGTAGAGATGGAACATGTGCAAGATGTGCAGTTCTTTTACATCAAGGTACTTGTGTCGATACTTGTCCACCAGGTCATATTGCAGATTGGTCAACTAGAGATGAATACATGGGCAGAATTTGTAAAGAAACAGGATATATGTTTGGATTTACTGGTAGTCAAGTAGCCATTTTGGTAGGAGTTGTTTCTGGTGCAACTATATGTATTCTGATAATATTATGTGGGGCTATAATTGTacatagaagaaagaaaaaagctgCTAAGCTAATCCAACAGTTTGAAGACAG TGCAGAGAgaagagaatttttaaaacatcttGCAATGCTTAGAGGGGAAGGTAATACGTTTCTTTCTATGCTCAATGACACAAGGAGACAAGTCAGGGAGTTGTACTATTCAGGAAATAATGGAGATGGTGCTGTTGGAATACAAGCCTATAG ACCAGTTTTGCGGGATTTGGCAAGGATACTGGTTCTTATTAATAGGAGAGACGATGAAATACCAATTCCTCCAGATGATTGGCAAAGACTTTTTTCATGGGCTGAGAGATTATTAAGAAGATACAAAAGGCACAGCTCACCTGAA GTGGCTCaacttataacatttttacaaCAACCAACAGCATCCGTCCAAATAAATTCAACACAGCAAGTAACAATCACACAATCACCTCAGCCTTATGAAACAAGAACCACTCCAACCAATCTAACTACATTCCAACCAAATGCACCACTTACAACATTTCAAGCAAGCGACAAATCAAGTATCAGCCCTGCAAGTTCCAGTCTTGGATATATAAAAGATAGCCCTGTGAGCTCCAGTCTTGGGCAAAACAGTTCTGGTGCTTATAACGAGAAACTTAGTCCAAATGGATCTAGCATAGGACAAACAACTCCACTAGTATATGATAACCAAAAACGATTGAAACCTTCGAATACACATTTCCAAGAACTTGCCATTTCCACTTTTAATCATAAATACAATACTGGTGCAACATTAACAGAATCCACTTGTGCAATAGATGAATGCGAGGCAAATGGACTCGATCGTGAATTAAATCCTCAGTGGGAATTTCAAAGTAGTACAGAGGCTGCTAACTATACTATTTTATCAGATTGGTCACCTGCTCGTGAATACCTCATTGATGACTTTACAATTCTCGGTTTCCGACCACAAGATGAAATTACCACggaattgtaa
- the T48 gene encoding FU domain-containing protein T48 isoform X1, giving the protein MGNLPTLVKFSAALLSCILDYTRADNELQECIEGHSGCKRCRDGTCARCAVLLHQGTCVDTCPPGHIADWSTRDEYMGRICKETGYMFGFTGSQVAILVGVVSGATICILIILCGAIIVHRRKKKAAKLIQQFEDSAERREFLKHLAMLRGEGNTFLSMLNDTRRQVRELYYSGNNGDGAVGIQAYRPVLRDLARILVLINRRDDEIPIPPDDWQRLFSWAERLLRRYKRHSSPEVAQLITFLQQPTASVQINSTQQVTITQSPQPYETRTTPTNLTTFQPNAPLTTFQASDKSSISPASSSLGYIKDSPVSSSLGQNSSGAYNEKLSPNGSSIGQTTPLVYDNQKRLKPSNTHFQELAISTFNHKYNTGATLTESTCAIDECEANGLDRELNPQWEFQSSTEAANYTILSDWSPAREYLIDDFTILGFRPQDEITTEL; this is encoded by the exons AATGTATTGAAGGACACAGTGGCTGCAAGAGATGTAGAGATGGAACATGTGCAAGATGTGCAGTTCTTTTACATCAAGGTACTTGTGTCGATACTTGTCCACCAGGTCATATTGCAGATTGGTCAACTAGAGATGAATACATGGGCAGAATTTGTAAAGAAACAGGATATATGTTTGGATTTACTGGTAGTCAAGTAGCCATTTTGGTAGGAGTTGTTTCTGGTGCAACTATATGTATTCTGATAATATTATGTGGGGCTATAATTGTacatagaagaaagaaaaaagctgCTAAGCTAATCCAACAGTTTGAAGACAG TGCAGAGAgaagagaatttttaaaacatcttGCAATGCTTAGAGGGGAAGGTAATACGTTTCTTTCTATGCTCAATGACACAAGGAGACAAGTCAGGGAGTTGTACTATTCAGGAAATAATGGAGATGGTGCTGTTGGAATACAAGCCTATAG ACCAGTTTTGCGGGATTTGGCAAGGATACTGGTTCTTATTAATAGGAGAGACGATGAAATACCAATTCCTCCAGATGATTGGCAAAGACTTTTTTCATGGGCTGAGAGATTATTAAGAAGATACAAAAGGCACAGCTCACCTGAA GTGGCTCaacttataacatttttacaaCAACCAACAGCATCCGTCCAAATAAATTCAACACAGCAAGTAACAATCACACAATCACCTCAGCCTTATGAAACAAGAACCACTCCAACCAATCTAACTACATTCCAACCAAATGCACCACTTACAACATTTCAAGCAAGCGACAAATCAAGTATCAGCCCTGCAAGTTCCAGTCTTGGATATATAAAAGATAGCCCTGTGAGCTCCAGTCTTGGGCAAAACAGTTCTGGTGCTTATAACGAGAAACTTAGTCCAAATGGATCTAGCATAGGACAAACAACTCCACTAGTATATGATAACCAAAAACGATTGAAACCTTCGAATACACATTTCCAAGAACTTGCCATTTCCACTTTTAATCATAAATACAATACTGGTGCAACATTAACAGAATCCACTTGTGCAATAGATGAATGCGAGGCAAATGGACTCGATCGTGAATTAAATCCTCAGTGGGAATTTCAAAGTAGTACAGAGGCTGCTAACTATACTATTTTATCAGATTGGTCACCTGCTCGTGAATACCTCATTGATGACTTTACAATTCTCGGTTTCCGACCACAAGATGAAATTACCACggaattgtaa
- the T48 gene encoding FU domain-containing protein T48 isoform X3, with the protein MGRICKETGYMFGFTGSQVAILVGVVSGATICILIILCGAIIVHRRKKKAAKLIQQFEDSAERREFLKHLAMLRGEGNTFLSMLNDTRRQVRELYYSGNNGDGAVGIQAYRPVLRDLARILVLINRRDDEIPIPPDDWQRLFSWAERLLRRYKRHSSPEVAQLITFLQQPTASVQINSTQQVTITQSPQPYETRTTPTNLTTFQPNAPLTTFQASDKSSISPASSSLGYIKDSPVSSSLGQNSSGAYNEKLSPNGSSIGQTTPLVYDNQKRLKPSNTHFQELAISTFNHKYNTGATLTESTCAIDECEANGLDRELNPQWEFQSSTEAANYTILSDWSPAREYLIDDFTILGFRPQDEITTEL; encoded by the exons ATGGGCAGAATTTGTAAAGAAACAGGATATATGTTTGGATTTACTGGTAGTCAAGTAGCCATTTTGGTAGGAGTTGTTTCTGGTGCAACTATATGTATTCTGATAATATTATGTGGGGCTATAATTGTacatagaagaaagaaaaaagctgCTAAGCTAATCCAACAGTTTGAAGACAG TGCAGAGAgaagagaatttttaaaacatcttGCAATGCTTAGAGGGGAAGGTAATACGTTTCTTTCTATGCTCAATGACACAAGGAGACAAGTCAGGGAGTTGTACTATTCAGGAAATAATGGAGATGGTGCTGTTGGAATACAAGCCTATAG ACCAGTTTTGCGGGATTTGGCAAGGATACTGGTTCTTATTAATAGGAGAGACGATGAAATACCAATTCCTCCAGATGATTGGCAAAGACTTTTTTCATGGGCTGAGAGATTATTAAGAAGATACAAAAGGCACAGCTCACCTGAA GTGGCTCaacttataacatttttacaaCAACCAACAGCATCCGTCCAAATAAATTCAACACAGCAAGTAACAATCACACAATCACCTCAGCCTTATGAAACAAGAACCACTCCAACCAATCTAACTACATTCCAACCAAATGCACCACTTACAACATTTCAAGCAAGCGACAAATCAAGTATCAGCCCTGCAAGTTCCAGTCTTGGATATATAAAAGATAGCCCTGTGAGCTCCAGTCTTGGGCAAAACAGTTCTGGTGCTTATAACGAGAAACTTAGTCCAAATGGATCTAGCATAGGACAAACAACTCCACTAGTATATGATAACCAAAAACGATTGAAACCTTCGAATACACATTTCCAAGAACTTGCCATTTCCACTTTTAATCATAAATACAATACTGGTGCAACATTAACAGAATCCACTTGTGCAATAGATGAATGCGAGGCAAATGGACTCGATCGTGAATTAAATCCTCAGTGGGAATTTCAAAGTAGTACAGAGGCTGCTAACTATACTATTTTATCAGATTGGTCACCTGCTCGTGAATACCTCATTGATGACTTTACAATTCTCGGTTTCCGACCACAAGATGAAATTACCACggaattgtaa